CAATTTAGAAAAAAACATAGAAGAATTGGAAAGTTCTTTGGAAAATGTAGATAATTCCGAAAACGAAGAAAAACTCGATAAACTCGATGACGAAAATAATAAGCTATTGGAAGAAAGATATAAAATCGAAGAAGCAAAAGCAGACTTTAGAGAAGAATTACTTGATAAATACAATAAAGCCAAACTTCTTAAAGGACAAAAAGATATACTTTTGGGATATGAAGAGAACAAAGAAGGCTATAAATTTGCAATAAAAAAACTATTCGAATACGCTAAATCTAACAATGACTTAAAAGGCGAAGTATACGGTACTTTAGGGGATTTGATTTCGGTAGAAGAAAAATATATGGATGCAATACAAAAATCTCTTGCATCCACAATAGAACACGTAATAGTGAAAAATGAAATCACAGCTTCGAAAGCAATAAAAGCGTTAAAAGAAAATAAATGGGGCAGGATAACATTTCTGCCTCACAGCATTATAAAACCGAGAGAAATCTATAATCTAAATTCTTCCATTACTTCCGCAAAAGGATTTGAGGGAGTGGGGAGTGATTTGGTCAACTACGATAAAAAATATGAAAATATTATAAAAAATGCTCTGGGTACACTTTTGATTTTTGATAATTTATCAAATGCAAATGCTTTTGCAAAAAAAAGCGGACATAAATATAAAATAGCGACTTTAGACGGAGAGGTATTATTCCCGGGCGGAGCATTGGTCGGCGGTCAGAACAAAAGGGGCGACGAAGGCTTACTGTCAAGAAAAAACAAAATCGATAAATTAGAAAGAGAAATAAAACAAGCCGTTAAGGATTATAATGAATATCTTAAAAAGAGCGATTCATTTGATGAACAATTAAAACAAAAAGATGAAGAACTCAAAGTAATGGCTGAAAAAATCAATAATCTTACATTGATAATAAGTAAAGAAGAGGATAAAAACAGAGACAAAGAAGATGAACTGGAAACAGCCATAAAGACTCTTGAAGATAATAAAAAGAAAATTTTAAATCTAAAAGAAGCTGATAAAAAAATTCATGAAATGAATGAGAAATCAAAAGAAGAAATTGATAAATTATCAAAAGAAATAGAAGATAAAAAAGACGAAATATCAAAGATTTCTCTGGGACTTTATAAAGATAAATATCTTGAAATGGCTACAAAATTAAATAATGAACAGCTTAAGTTATATAAGGAAGAGGAAAAGCTGAGAAATTATAATTCTTCCATATATGATTTAAATAAAAATATCAGAGATATAGAAAGTTCTTTAATAAACAGTAAAAAAGAAATAGACGAAAACGAAGAAAATATTTTGATATTAAACGAACTAATAGAAAAAGCAAAAGAAATAGATAACGACTACGACAGACTAAAACAAAACTTGGATGATAATTATAAAGCTTTAATGGAAAAGAAGAAAGACAGCGGTGAAGAATTTGACAGAGTAAATACAGAGCTTAAAAATCTTCAGGAAGAACGATTTAATTTAAGCGAAAGAATACAAAAACTTGAAAATAAAAAAGATAAATTATCATTGGAATTTGATTATCTCCAAAGAGGTATAATAGAAGATTACAATCTTACATATGCACAGGCGGCAGAATTTAAAACCCCTATAGAAAATATGCTTGAAATAGAAACCAAAGTGAGAGATTTAAAGTCGAGTATAAAAAAACTGGGTAATATAAATGTAGAGTCTATAGAAGAATACAAAGAAGTCAAGGAAAGATTTGAATTTTTAAGTGAACAAAAAAATGACTTGGAAAATTCTAAAGACGAGTTATTACATATTATCAAAGATATGAATTCTAAAATTGAAGAAAGATTTATAAAAGAATTCGACCATATCAATGTTGAATTCGATAATGTATTTAAAAAATTATTCAACGGAGGAAGTGCAAAACTTATACTTACAAATCCGGATGATATTATGGAAAGCGGTATAGATATAGTCGCACAACCGCCAAAAACTAAACTTAAAAACATATCCTCCCTTTCCGGCGGAGAAAAGTCTATGACAGCTATAGCATTGATTTTTGCGATACTTAAATTAAAGCCCGCACCATTCTGCGTTCTGGATGAAATCGACGCAGCGCTTGATGACGCAAATGTTGCAAGGTTCTGCAATTATTTAAAATCAATAATTGGTGACAATCAATTCATAATCGTAACACACAGAAAAATAACAATGGGTATTGCCGATGTTTTATACGGAGCTACAATGGGAAGCGAAGGTATCACGAGGATCGTAAGTGTCAAACTAAAAGATATCCACGAAGGAGGTCAAATAAAAAATGCCTAATGAAAAATATAACAAAGGTCTGGATAAGACTAAAAAAAGTTTATTATCAAAGTTAAAAGATGTTTTTTCATCAAACAAAATAGACGATGATTTATATGAAGAGCTAATTGAAGTATTGATACTTAGCGATATCCCTTTTAACGTAAGTGAAGAAATAATAGAAAACGTCAAGGAAAATGCAACAAAAAAAGACGTTAAAGATATAAATAAATTATATGATTTGATAAAAGATGAAATCAGAAACAGACTTAATTTAAATTTATGGGATAAAGAAATCAAAAAACCCGCTTTGATATTATTTATCGGAGTAAACGGAGCAGGAAAGACGACTACCATAGCAAAACTTGCAAATAAATTCTTAAAAGAGGACAAAAAAGTAATATTGGCGGCAGCAGATACATTCAGAGCCGCCGCAAGCGAACAGCTGGCTACATGGGCAGAAAGACTTAATGTACCTATAGTAAAGAGTTCACAAGGTCAGGATCCCGCTAGCGTGATTTATGACTGTTTGGATTCAGCAAAGGCTAAAGATATGGACATAATATTAGCGGACAGTGCCGGAAGACTTCAAAACAAGAAAAACTTAATGGATGAACTCAATAAAATTTACAGAGTTTGTGATAAATTCAAAGGAGATTATAATCTATATACAGTCTTAGTGCTTGACGCCGGAGCAGGACAAAATAGTGTGATACAGGCAGAAAGCTTCAACGAAAGTGCAAAAGTGGACGGTATCATAATGACAAAACTTGACGGAAGTGCCAAGGGTGGGGTCATAGTATCACTGGCCGGAGATAATAAACCTCCAATGTGGTATATAGGTCTCGGAGAAGGGCTTGATGATTTGGAAGAATTTGATGTAGATAACTTTGTAGATGCAATAATATAAAATAAAAGACCTCTTATGAGGTCTTTTTATATGTATTTTTTTGCTTAGCGTATACTAATCGTAGCCATTTTATCTT
The DNA window shown above is from Anaerofustis stercorihominis DSM 17244 and carries:
- the smc gene encoding chromosome segregation protein SMC, translated to MYLKKVEIYGFKSFGQKVEIIFDNKVTGIVGPNGSGKSNIVDAIRWVLGEQRVKTLRGGKMEDVIFSGTEEKRALGYAFVSITIDNTTGILPSEYSEVNVSRRLYRSGESEYYINKNAVRLKDVHELFMDTGLSREGYSIISQGKIESIVNNSAVDRKLMIEEAVGIVKYKTRKNEALRKLDKTQSNLYRILDIISELESRLPSLKRNSKKARKYIELSEELKGLELNLFVHKADKYKEELSKLDEDEKIMKDTLTEQEESISILDDKYSDLKLKINSFDEQINNANKEIHDFISTYENSKVEVEVNKNKIETHLGNIDSLKEGIIRLEEEKENIEDKKEETQALLNEQETLFDDLTKEYNKLKVEVERLKGISNETENAIQRENINLKTKERLLKDKEGLLSDSLNRIENNKFIKTKLDEENYNLEKNIEELESSLENVDNSENEEKLDKLDDENNKLLEERYKIEEAKADFREELLDKYNKAKLLKGQKDILLGYEENKEGYKFAIKKLFEYAKSNNDLKGEVYGTLGDLISVEEKYMDAIQKSLASTIEHVIVKNEITASKAIKALKENKWGRITFLPHSIIKPREIYNLNSSITSAKGFEGVGSDLVNYDKKYENIIKNALGTLLIFDNLSNANAFAKKSGHKYKIATLDGEVLFPGGALVGGQNKRGDEGLLSRKNKIDKLEREIKQAVKDYNEYLKKSDSFDEQLKQKDEELKVMAEKINNLTLIISKEEDKNRDKEDELETAIKTLEDNKKKILNLKEADKKIHEMNEKSKEEIDKLSKEIEDKKDEISKISLGLYKDKYLEMATKLNNEQLKLYKEEEKLRNYNSSIYDLNKNIRDIESSLINSKKEIDENEENILILNELIEKAKEIDNDYDRLKQNLDDNYKALMEKKKDSGEEFDRVNTELKNLQEERFNLSERIQKLENKKDKLSLEFDYLQRGIIEDYNLTYAQAAEFKTPIENMLEIETKVRDLKSSIKKLGNINVESIEEYKEVKERFEFLSEQKNDLENSKDELLHIIKDMNSKIEERFIKEFDHINVEFDNVFKKLFNGGSAKLILTNPDDIMESGIDIVAQPPKTKLKNISSLSGGEKSMTAIALIFAILKLKPAPFCVLDEIDAALDDANVARFCNYLKSIIGDNQFIIVTHRKITMGIADVLYGATMGSEGITRIVSVKLKDIHEGGQIKNA
- the ftsY gene encoding signal recognition particle-docking protein FtsY; translation: MPNEKYNKGLDKTKKSLLSKLKDVFSSNKIDDDLYEELIEVLILSDIPFNVSEEIIENVKENATKKDVKDINKLYDLIKDEIRNRLNLNLWDKEIKKPALILFIGVNGAGKTTTIAKLANKFLKEDKKVILAAADTFRAAASEQLATWAERLNVPIVKSSQGQDPASVIYDCLDSAKAKDMDIILADSAGRLQNKKNLMDELNKIYRVCDKFKGDYNLYTVLVLDAGAGQNSVIQAESFNESAKVDGIIMTKLDGSAKGGVIVSLAGDNKPPMWYIGLGEGLDDLEEFDVDNFVDAII